A region from the Agrococcus sp. SL85 genome encodes:
- a CDS encoding cytochrome c oxidase subunit 4, with protein sequence MRANLILLGVLATFFFAAAAVYTLWHMLAYGGEVEWTGTVGMALTGMLSVLIGFYLWLLYRNQNGVELPEDRLDAEIDDGDPEQGHFSPWSWWPISLGGALALMFVSLAGPTFLIPIAAALILIMLVGWVYEYYRGNFSR encoded by the coding sequence ATGCGCGCGAACCTGATCCTGCTGGGCGTCCTGGCGACGTTCTTCTTCGCCGCGGCCGCGGTGTACACGCTCTGGCACATGCTCGCCTACGGCGGCGAGGTCGAGTGGACGGGCACGGTCGGCATGGCGCTGACCGGCATGCTCTCGGTGCTCATCGGCTTCTACCTCTGGCTGCTGTACCGCAACCAGAACGGCGTGGAGCTGCCGGAGGACCGCCTCGACGCCGAGATCGACGACGGCGACCCCGAGCAGGGCCACTTCTCGCCCTGGAGCTGGTGGCCCATCTCGCTCGGCGGTGCGCTGGCGCTCATGTTCGTCTCGCTCGCGGGCCCGACGTTCCTCATCCCCATCGCCGCCGCGCTGATCCTCATCATGCTGGTGGGCTGGGTGTACGAGTACTACCGCGGCAACTTCAGCCGCTGA
- the coxB gene encoding cytochrome c oxidase subunit II yields the protein MRNRRSRWIAAPLAVVVALALAGCTQEQLQGYMPSQPGLTNHVDRIMGLWTTSWIVLLAVGVITWGLMIFAAVAYRRRKGQVGLPVQLRYHMPMEIFFTIVPVILVAGFFAFTARDQAIIEEPNADPDYSITVYGKRWSWDFVYEREGQEQVYFQGIQAQRDADGQYAEGELPTLVLPTDSSIEITLEARDVAHSFWIVEFLYKKDMLPGVTNHMYFETGSQEGVFRGKCAELCGEYHSAMLFNVELVSPAEYDAYLESLEAEGNVGPLDESINPFSGDQGIDPESDENVDNTNQEEGN from the coding sequence TTGCGCAATCGTCGATCTCGTTGGATCGCGGCCCCGCTCGCCGTGGTGGTGGCGCTCGCGCTCGCCGGATGCACCCAGGAGCAGCTCCAGGGGTACATGCCGTCGCAGCCGGGCCTGACGAACCACGTCGACCGCATCATGGGCCTGTGGACGACCTCCTGGATCGTGCTGCTCGCCGTGGGCGTCATCACGTGGGGCCTCATGATCTTCGCCGCGGTCGCCTACCGCCGCCGCAAGGGCCAGGTCGGCCTGCCGGTGCAGCTCCGCTACCACATGCCGATGGAGATCTTCTTCACCATCGTGCCCGTGATCCTCGTCGCCGGCTTCTTCGCGTTCACCGCGCGCGACCAGGCGATCATCGAGGAGCCGAACGCCGACCCCGACTACTCGATCACCGTCTACGGCAAGCGCTGGTCGTGGGACTTCGTCTACGAGCGCGAGGGCCAGGAGCAGGTCTACTTCCAGGGCATCCAGGCGCAGCGCGACGCCGACGGCCAGTACGCGGAGGGCGAGCTGCCCACGCTCGTGCTCCCGACCGACTCGTCGATCGAGATCACGCTCGAGGCGCGCGACGTCGCGCACTCGTTCTGGATCGTCGAGTTCCTCTACAAGAAGGACATGCTCCCGGGCGTCACGAACCACATGTACTTCGAGACGGGCTCGCAGGAGGGCGTCTTCCGCGGCAAGTGCGCGGAGCTCTGCGGCGAGTACCACTCGGCGATGCTCTTCAACGTCGAGCTCGTCAGCCCCGCCGAGTACGACGCCTACCTCGAGAGCCTCGAGGCCGAGGGCAACGTCGGTCCGCTCGACGAGTCGATCAACCCCTTCTCGGGCGACCAGGGCATCGACCCCGAGAGCGACGAGAACGTCGACAACACGAACCAGGAAGAGGGCAACTGA
- a CDS encoding HesB/IscA family protein yields the protein MTDIATHGVTLTDTAADKVRRLLDQEGRDDLRLRVAVQPGGCSGLIYQLYFDERRLDGDVVRDFDGVEVIVDRMSVPYLDGSTIDFEDTIQKQGFTMDNPNAQGSCACGDSFH from the coding sequence ATGACGGACATCGCGACGCACGGCGTCACGCTCACCGACACCGCCGCCGACAAGGTGCGCCGGCTGCTCGACCAGGAGGGCCGCGACGACCTGCGGCTGCGCGTCGCCGTGCAGCCGGGCGGGTGCTCGGGCCTCATCTACCAGCTGTACTTCGACGAGCGCAGGCTCGACGGCGATGTCGTCCGCGACTTCGACGGGGTCGAGGTCATCGTCGACCGCATGAGCGTGCCGTACCTCGACGGCTCGACCATCGACTTCGAGGACACGATCCAGAAGCAGGGCTTCACGATGGACAACCCGAACGCGCAGGGCTCCTGCGCGTGCGGCGACTCCTTCCACTAG